A section of the Mesorhizobium loti genome encodes:
- a CDS encoding cytochrome c-type biogenesis protein, with protein MKARFSVGLLVLMLALGFAGSALAVKPDEMLADPVLEARARTLSEGLRCMVCQNQSIDESDADLARDLRILVRQRLVAGDTDQQVMDYVVSRYGEFVLLKPRFDLRNALLWGTPVLLLLIGGVFIVLSARSRRVLVTKSLSSDEQAALDAILRRD; from the coding sequence ATGAAGGCAAGGTTCTCTGTCGGATTGCTTGTCCTGATGCTGGCGCTCGGCTTCGCCGGCTCGGCGCTGGCGGTGAAGCCCGACGAGATGTTGGCCGATCCGGTGCTTGAGGCGAGGGCCCGGACACTCTCGGAAGGCCTGCGCTGCATGGTCTGCCAGAACCAGTCGATCGATGAATCCGATGCCGATCTTGCCCGGGACCTGCGTATCCTGGTGCGCCAGCGTCTCGTCGCCGGCGATACCGACCAGCAGGTGATGGACTATGTGGTGTCCCGCTACGGCGAGTTCGTGCTGCTGAAGCCGCGTTTCGATCTGCGCAACGCGTTGCTTTGGGGCACGCCTGTGCTGTTGCTGCTGATCGGGGGCGTCTTCATTGTACTCAGCGCACGGTCGCGCAGAGTCCTGGTGACCAAGTCCCTGTCTTCGGATGAACAGGCGGCATTGGACGCCATCCTCCGCCGCGACTGA